Proteins encoded together in one Prunus dulcis chromosome 3, ALMONDv2, whole genome shotgun sequence window:
- the LOC117623386 gene encoding scarecrow-like protein 23 translates to MLQSLVPQSPIGAANPNNNPSSSSSSMKTKRVDRDLAGGESSGEDPSFTKRPNSGRNFSREKTSDDRETEPVAEGESAGLRLLGLLLQCAECVAMDSLDEASDLLPEIAELSSPFGSSPERVGAYFAHALQTRVISSCLGTYSPLTTKTLTLAQSQRIFNALQSYNSISPLVKFSHFTSNQAIFQALDGEDHVHVIDLDIMQGLQWPGLFHILASRSKKIRSMRITGFGSSSELLESTGRRLADFASSLGLPFEFRPLEGKIGSITELSQLGVRPDEATVVHWMHHCLYDVTGSDLATLRLLGSLRPKLITIAEQDLSHSGSFLGRFVEALHYYSALFDALGDGLGADSLERHMVEQQLFGCEIRNILAVGGPKRTGEVKVERWGDELKRVGFRPVSLGGNPAAQASLLLGMFPWKGYTLVEENGCLKLGWKDLSLLTASAWQPLD, encoded by the coding sequence ATGCTTCAGAGCTTAGTTCCTCAATCTCCAATCGGCGCCGCGAACCCTAACAATAACCCTAGCTCCTCATCTTCCTCCATGAAGACCAAACGCGTCGACCGCGACCTCGCCGGCGGAGAATCATCCGGCGAAGACCCCTCCTTCACCAAGCGCCCCAATTCCGGCCGGAATTTCTCCCGCGAAAAAACCTCAGACGACCGCGAGACGGAGCCGGTCGCCGAGGGCGAGTCGGCCGGTCTCAGACTCCTCGGGCTTCTCCTACAATGCGCCGAGTGCGTCGCCATGGACAGCCTCGACGAAGCCAGCGACCTCCTCCCGGAGATCGCCGAGCTCTCCTCGCCGTTCGGATCTTCGCCGGAGCGAGTTGGCGCATATTTTGCGCACGCGCTTCAGACGCGCGTGATCAGCTCCTGCTTAGGCACCTACTCTCCCCTCACCACCAAAACCCTAACATTAGCTCAGTCCCAGCGGATCTTCAACGCTCTGCAATCCTACAACTCCATCAGTCCTCTAGTCAAATTCTCTCACTTCACGTCCAACCAAGCCATCTTCCAGGCCTTGGACGGCGAGGATCACGTCCACGTCATCGATTTGGATATAATGCAAGGCCTCCAGTGGCCAGGATTGTTCCACATCTTAGCCTCGCGGTCGAAGAAGATCCGATCAATGCGGATAACCGGGTTCGGATCCTCGTCGGAGCTTCTTGAGTCGACCGGGCGGAGACTTGCAGATTTCGCGAGCTCGCTCGGCCTCCCCTTCGAGTTCCGGCCCCTGGAGGGCAAAATCGGAAGCATCACCGAGCTGAGTCAACTTGGAGTGAGACCGGACGAGGCCACAGTGGTCCACTGGATGCACCATTGTCTGTACGACGTCACCGGCAGTGATTTGGCGACGCTGAGATTGCTGGGCTCGCTGAGACCGAAGCTGATCACGATCGCCGAGCAGGACCTGAGCCATAGCGGAAGCTTCTTGGGGAGGTTCGTGGAGGCCTTGCATTACTACAGTGCGCTGTTTGACGCGCTTGGGGATGGATTGGGAGCGGACAGCCTAGAGAGGCATATGGTGGAGCAGCAGCTGTTTGGCTGCGAGATTAGGAATATTCTGGCCGTGGGTGGGCCCAAGAGGACCGGGGAGGTGAAGGTGGAGAGGTGGGGGGATGAGTTGAAGCGGGTCGGGTTTCGGCCCGTTTCGCTTGGCGGGAACCCGGCGGCCCAGGCAAGCTTGCTGCTTGGGATGTTTCCCTGGAAAGGATACACGTTGGTTGAGGAAAATGGGTGCTTGAAGTTAGGTTGGAAGGACCTCTCCTTGCTCACAGCCTCTGCTTGgcagccgttggattga
- the LOC117623080 gene encoding 60S ribosomal protein L27, giving the protein MVKFLKPNKAIIILQGRYAGRKAVIVRAFDDGTRDRPYGHCLVAGIKKYPSKVIRKDSAKKTAKKSRVKPFVKLVNYQHLMPTRYTLDVDLKDVVNVEAFATKDKKVTALKETKKRFEERFKTGKNRWFFTKLRF; this is encoded by the coding sequence ATGGTTAAGTTTCTGAAGCCAAACAAGGCCATCATCATCCTCCAGGGCCGCTACGCCGGACGCAAGGCCGTGATCGTTCGCGCCTTCGACGACGGCACTCGCGATCGTCCCTATGGCCACTGTTTGGTTGCGGGGATAAAGAAGTATCCCAGCAAGGTTATCCGCAAGGACTCGGCGAAGAAGACTGCCAAGAAATCCAGGGTAAAGCCCTTCGTCAAGCTCGTGAACTACCAGCACCTCATGCCCACTCGCTACACCCTGGATGTGGATCTCAAGGACGTCGTCAACGTTGAAGCTTTCGCGACCAAGGACAAGAAGGTGACTGCATTGAAGGAGACTAAGAAGCGCTTCGAGGAGCGGTTCAAGACCGGGAAGAACAGGTGGTTCTTCACCAAGCTCAGGTTCTGA